The region ATCAGCCCCAGACGCACCTCGGTCAGCCCGAATTTTGCGCCCCGCGCGGCAATCGCGATGTCGCAGACCGCCATCATGCCGATGCCGCCACCGAAGGCATTCCCCTGCACCCGGGCGATCAGCGGCTTGGGCAGCAGGTTCAGCCCGTTCAGCATCATCGCGAGCTTGCGCGCGCCCTGCCGCCGTGTCTCGGCGTCAGAGCCCATCTGCTGGCGCATCCAGCCGAGATCACCCCCGGCACAGAAGCTGGCCCCCTCGCCCGCCAGCACCACCACGCGCACCGCCGGATCGGCGCCCAGCTGCTGCGCGGCCTCGGTCAGCTCGGCGATCATCTCGGCCGAAAGCGCGTTGTGCTTCTCGGGGCGTGCCAGCCAGAGCGTGGCCACGCCGCGGGCGTCGGTGTCGATGCGGATGGTGTTGAACATGGAAACTCCTCAGGAGATGTCGAATTGCCAGACGGGGGTGATGGCGCAGGACGCCCCGCCCGCCCGCGTGGCGGAAAACTGGCCGAGCCAGGCGCGGTAATGGCCGGGGTTCATCGGTTCGACGAAGCCCAGTTGCTGCGGCAGTGAGGCCGAGGCGA is a window of Paracoccus zhejiangensis DNA encoding:
- a CDS encoding crotonase/enoyl-CoA hydratase family protein, with the protein product MFNTIRIDTDARGVATLWLARPEKHNALSAEMIAELTEAAQQLGADPAVRVVVLAGEGASFCAGGDLGWMRQQMGSDAETRRQGARKLAMMLNGLNLLPKPLIARVQGNAFGGGIGMMAVCDIAIAARGAKFGLTEVRLGLIPATIGPYVLARMGEDKARRVFFSARLFDAEEAVRLNLAAAAVDPADLDAAVEAEIAPFLQAAPGAVAAAKAQCRAYGPVIDEARINDSIDRLVAAWEGDEAPEGIGAFFDKRKPRWQS